One genomic segment of Catalinimonas alkaloidigena includes these proteins:
- a CDS encoding LOG family protein: MNYQEVETIAAFKKLLRRTSVLKQFAFQSLDFSKVQDLLHHVNFVNCIFLGCHIPESVLKYLPESNLIFPQLNLPYNSYINKLYNREILYEGYELGIPDSYEETFDHRVYTHYLSRGKEAHDIGETLARRLHDHSVTDALNDFLKTVEEKKVIAIMGGHSLSRTSEDYHIVTRLSKQLTEMGYLMVSGGGPGAMEATHLGAWLAGRSLGTIDAAIKLMSKAPCYEDKLWLDSAFEVLHTYPNSLYESIGIPTWHYGHEPATPFASRIAKYFANSVREEGLLTIAKGGVIFSPGSAGTVQEIFQDAAQNHYLSFGYASPMIFLNQKYWVEELPIYPLLKKLAEDEKYQNMLLSSCSDQNEVIKVLKNFHPG; this comes from the coding sequence ATGAACTATCAGGAGGTAGAAACAATAGCTGCTTTCAAAAAATTACTTCGCAGAACTTCCGTCTTAAAGCAATTTGCTTTTCAGAGTCTTGACTTTAGCAAAGTGCAGGACTTACTGCATCACGTTAATTTTGTTAACTGTATTTTTTTAGGCTGCCACATACCTGAAAGCGTACTGAAATACCTTCCTGAGAGTAACCTCATCTTTCCTCAACTGAATTTGCCTTACAATTCTTATATCAACAAACTGTATAATCGGGAAATATTGTACGAGGGCTATGAACTGGGCATTCCTGATTCATATGAAGAAACTTTTGATCACAGAGTATACACGCACTATTTGTCCAGAGGCAAAGAAGCGCATGATATAGGTGAAACGCTGGCGCGCAGACTACATGATCATTCGGTCACAGATGCATTAAATGATTTTCTGAAAACTGTTGAGGAGAAAAAAGTAATTGCGATCATGGGAGGGCACAGCTTGAGTAGAACAAGTGAAGATTATCATATCGTCACCCGGCTCAGCAAACAACTTACGGAAATGGGATATCTGATGGTTTCAGGAGGTGGACCAGGTGCCATGGAAGCTACCCATCTGGGGGCCTGGTTGGCAGGACGTTCACTAGGAACAATAGATGCAGCAATTAAACTCATGTCAAAAGCTCCATGTTATGAGGATAAACTCTGGCTGGATTCTGCTTTTGAAGTGCTGCATACCTATCCAAATTCCCTTTATGAGAGCATTGGTATTCCTACCTGGCATTACGGTCATGAGCCGGCTACCCCTTTTGCCTCCCGTATTGCGAAGTATTTTGCAAATAGTGTGAGAGAAGAAGGGCTGTTAACCATTGCCAAGGGAGGCGTGATTTTCTCGCCCGGAAGTGCAGGTACCGTGCAGGAGATTTTTCAGGATGCGGCGCAAAACCACTATTTAAGTTTTGGCTACGCTAGCCCCATGATTTTTCTGAACCAAAAGTACTGGGTTGAGGAACTTCCAATATACCCTTTGCTTAAAAAGTTGGCAGAAGATGAAAAATATCAAAATATGCTGCTTTCTTCATGTTCTGATCAGAATGAAGTCATCAAAGTGCTGAAAAATTTTCACCCCGGTTAA
- a CDS encoding Gfo/Idh/MocA family protein, with protein MSNKLNRRDFVKSASAAGVGLSVAGGFFPVYGKNAPNEKIRVAIMGLNGRGSALTGEFARLDGYEVAYICDVDERAVAKGIEITMKAGKQKKKPKGIADFREALDDKDVDALVIAAPDHWHTPAAIMGLQAGKHVYVEKPCGHNPKEGEMLVEAQQKYGKIVQMGNQQRSARESIEAINEINKGVIGTPYFAKAWYANTRGPIGNGKKVDVPAWLNYDLWQGPAPRMPYQDNLIHYNWHWFKHWGTGEICNNGTHEIDICRWALGVDYPVRVSSHGGRYHYNDDWEFYDTQIANYDFEGEKTITWEGRSCNGRPVEGRGRGSAIYGTEGTMIIDRNGYVLYDMDNKKVREVTPETKNATMDTVGGDQLTALHIVNFQDAIRTGAEQNSPIEEGHKSVLLCHLGNMAQELGETLEIDPKNGHVKDSDEAMKLWARDYAPGWEPSV; from the coding sequence ATGTCGAACAAACTTAACCGTAGAGATTTTGTGAAATCTGCAAGCGCTGCAGGAGTGGGATTGAGTGTAGCCGGAGGATTTTTTCCGGTATACGGAAAAAATGCACCTAATGAAAAAATAAGAGTAGCCATCATGGGGCTGAATGGTAGAGGAAGTGCTTTAACAGGTGAATTCGCACGCTTGGATGGTTATGAAGTAGCCTATATCTGTGATGTGGATGAGAGAGCCGTTGCCAAGGGAATTGAGATTACGATGAAAGCGGGTAAGCAAAAGAAAAAACCTAAAGGTATTGCTGACTTCCGGGAAGCCTTGGATGACAAAGACGTAGATGCTTTGGTCATTGCCGCTCCCGATCATTGGCATACACCCGCCGCCATTATGGGACTTCAGGCAGGCAAGCATGTCTATGTTGAAAAACCCTGCGGACATAACCCTAAAGAAGGTGAGATGCTGGTAGAAGCGCAGCAGAAGTACGGAAAAATTGTTCAGATGGGTAATCAGCAGCGTTCTGCGAGGGAGTCTATTGAGGCGATCAACGAAATTAATAAAGGGGTCATTGGTACGCCTTACTTCGCCAAAGCATGGTATGCAAATACGCGTGGACCTATCGGTAATGGAAAGAAAGTAGATGTACCTGCATGGCTTAATTATGATTTATGGCAGGGCCCTGCTCCCCGAATGCCTTATCAGGATAACCTGATTCACTATAATTGGCACTGGTTCAAACATTGGGGCACCGGAGAAATCTGTAATAACGGAACCCACGAGATAGATATCTGTCGTTGGGCACTAGGTGTAGACTACCCGGTAAGGGTAAGTTCACACGGTGGTCGTTACCACTATAATGATGACTGGGAGTTTTATGATACCCAGATTGCCAACTATGACTTTGAAGGAGAGAAAACAATTACCTGGGAAGGCAGAAGTTGTAATGGTCGTCCTGTAGAGGGTAGGGGGCGTGGTTCTGCAATCTACGGTACTGAAGGAACCATGATCATTGACAGGAATGGTTATGTGCTATATGACATGGACAACAAAAAAGTGAGGGAAGTTACTCCTGAAACCAAGAATGCCACCATGGACACCGTGGGAGGTGATCAGCTCACCGCATTACATATTGTGAACTTCCAGGATGCCATTCGTACCGGAGCAGAACAAAACTCACCTATAGAAGAAGGTCATAAAAGTGTTTTGCTGTGTCATTTAGGTAATATGGCCCAGGAGTTAGGAGAAACTTTAGAAATAGATCCTAAAAATGGTCACGTAAAAGATAGTGATGAGGCTATGAAGTTGTGGGCGAGAGATTATGCTCCTGGTTGGGAACCATCAGTATAA
- a CDS encoding DUF349 domain-containing protein: MSEGSENKKQEEVNITTTEQAEDANNKEETSSSSTEGENKDSQAEALSEEDSKTESLADDTSASAAPKSKTNESEEAESQKAESSEERTSNGSQAEAVEQKQEQTTSESVQEKSPGGEKETAEEVKADTTTDEPEDASDVDKGEEHDIHHPKEEEDDHDEEIDYGSLSREELVKAINEQLKNENVKKADAHAQEMKSAFDELEAEIKENALKKYLNDGGEKDGFEYKSDELSEQFYQSFRFIKEKKASYYAKLGQDRNKNYEAKQDILNRLREFIDSEETQVSINKLKELQNEWRSIGPVPPQHNKTLWANYNALIHRFYDNRSIYFELKELDRRKNMEAKLALCEKAEMLVDDTDIKKVLRELDELHEEYKHIGPVPKEDQEALWQRFKSASDKIHERRREYVDQFKEELNKNLEQKLRLCDEVAGFTTFDSESIREWNQKTKEIQALQKRWDAIGPMPREKAKEVNKKFWSNFKQFFSNKGNFFKKLDAQREVNLEKKEQLVEKAESLKESTDWQKTANELKRLQREWKDIGPVPEKVRNEVYQRFKSACDTFFERKRENNQELESSYENNLEAKEAICTEIENIAKEGSSDTDKLQELSEEFAEIGFVPRNAIKRINQRFEKAVESFMKSIKGLDAQQKEDLKLELEVTTIKGTPRAERKLDHKESSLRKKISKLEEDISLWKNNISFFANSKQADKLKKEYEQKIEDAVAELEHLKSQLDIIENMR; this comes from the coding sequence ATGTCAGAGGGCTCTGAAAATAAGAAGCAGGAAGAAGTTAACATTACTACCACCGAACAAGCTGAAGATGCCAATAATAAAGAGGAAACTAGCTCGTCTTCCACTGAAGGTGAGAATAAAGACTCACAAGCTGAAGCTTTGTCGGAAGAGGATAGTAAGACTGAGTCATTAGCAGATGACACATCTGCTAGTGCTGCGCCAAAGAGTAAGACTAATGAAAGCGAAGAAGCTGAGAGCCAAAAAGCTGAAAGCTCAGAAGAAAGGACTTCAAATGGATCTCAGGCAGAAGCAGTAGAGCAAAAGCAGGAGCAAACCACCTCAGAAAGTGTTCAGGAAAAGTCTCCAGGTGGAGAAAAAGAAACTGCTGAAGAAGTAAAAGCTGATACTACTACTGATGAGCCTGAGGATGCTTCTGATGTTGACAAAGGTGAAGAACACGATATCCATCATCCTAAAGAAGAGGAGGATGATCATGATGAAGAAATAGACTATGGTAGTTTGTCCCGTGAGGAGCTGGTGAAGGCCATTAATGAGCAGCTTAAAAACGAGAATGTAAAGAAAGCTGATGCCCATGCGCAGGAAATGAAATCAGCATTTGATGAACTGGAAGCGGAGATCAAAGAAAACGCCTTAAAGAAGTATCTCAATGATGGTGGGGAGAAAGATGGTTTTGAGTATAAATCTGATGAGCTGAGTGAGCAATTTTATCAATCTTTCCGTTTTATCAAAGAAAAGAAAGCCAGTTATTATGCCAAGCTAGGTCAGGACAGAAATAAGAATTATGAAGCTAAGCAGGATATACTAAACCGCCTCAGAGAGTTTATTGACAGTGAAGAAACACAGGTAAGTATCAATAAACTTAAAGAGCTACAGAATGAATGGCGTTCCATCGGGCCGGTACCTCCGCAACATAATAAAACCCTATGGGCCAATTACAACGCACTGATTCACCGCTTCTACGATAATCGTAGTATTTATTTTGAGCTCAAAGAGCTGGATCGCAGGAAAAACATGGAAGCAAAGCTTGCACTATGTGAAAAGGCTGAAATGTTAGTGGATGACACTGACATCAAAAAGGTGCTGCGCGAACTGGACGAACTACATGAAGAGTACAAGCATATTGGTCCGGTTCCTAAAGAGGATCAGGAAGCGCTCTGGCAGCGTTTTAAGTCTGCTTCAGATAAGATTCATGAAAGAAGAAGGGAATATGTAGACCAGTTCAAAGAAGAGCTGAATAAAAATCTGGAACAAAAGCTCAGGCTTTGTGATGAGGTTGCAGGCTTTACTACATTTGACAGTGAAAGCATTCGGGAATGGAACCAAAAGACCAAAGAGATACAGGCCTTGCAGAAACGCTGGGATGCTATCGGTCCTATGCCCAGAGAGAAAGCCAAAGAGGTAAATAAAAAGTTCTGGTCAAACTTTAAGCAGTTCTTTTCTAATAAAGGAAACTTCTTTAAAAAGCTTGACGCTCAGAGGGAAGTTAATTTAGAGAAGAAAGAACAACTGGTAGAGAAAGCTGAAAGTCTTAAGGAGAGCACAGATTGGCAGAAAACCGCAAATGAGCTAAAAAGGCTGCAAAGGGAATGGAAAGACATAGGTCCTGTGCCTGAAAAAGTTAGGAATGAAGTATATCAGCGCTTCAAATCTGCCTGTGACACATTCTTTGAGAGAAAGCGAGAAAATAATCAGGAGCTTGAATCTTCTTATGAGAACAACCTGGAAGCGAAAGAAGCTATTTGTACGGAGATAGAAAATATAGCCAAAGAAGGCTCATCTGATACAGATAAGCTTCAGGAACTGAGTGAAGAATTTGCTGAAATAGGCTTTGTGCCTCGCAATGCCATCAAGAGGATTAACCAGCGGTTTGAGAAAGCTGTGGAAAGCTTTATGAAGTCTATCAAGGGACTTGATGCGCAGCAGAAAGAAGACCTTAAACTAGAGTTAGAAGTGACAACAATCAAGGGGACGCCCAGGGCTGAGAGAAAGCTTGATCACAAGGAGTCTTCATTGAGGAAAAAGATTAGCAAATTGGAAGAGGATATTTCTTTATGGAAAAACAATATCAGCTTCTTCGCCAACTCAAAGCAGGCCGATAAGCTGAAAAAGGAATATGAGCAAAAAATTGAAGATGCTGTTGCAGAATTGGAGCACCTTAAATCACAATTAGATATCATAGAAAATATGCGATAA
- a CDS encoding DUF445 domain-containing protein, with protein MIIWTLPIIAALTGYITNYIAIKMLFHPRKKVKVLFLEIQGIFPKRQNKLAEKLGKIVADELFSIEDVKQSLQKPGNTEEIETIVNTRLDDFLENRLPEVMPMLAMFMNEELKQKIKGTLLAEVELMLPELIDRFIGKIEQDVDVEKTVYEKVVNFSTDKLESILYSIMSKEFKFIEILGGVLGFMIGLIQIAILQLQ; from the coding sequence ATGATCATCTGGACGCTACCTATAATAGCTGCCCTTACAGGATATATTACAAATTACATCGCCATCAAAATGCTGTTTCACCCCCGGAAGAAAGTAAAAGTTCTCTTTCTTGAAATTCAGGGGATCTTTCCAAAACGACAAAACAAACTGGCTGAGAAGCTTGGAAAAATTGTAGCCGATGAACTTTTCTCCATTGAAGATGTAAAACAGAGCCTTCAGAAGCCCGGGAATACAGAAGAAATTGAAACCATCGTTAATACCCGACTGGATGATTTTCTGGAGAATCGCCTTCCTGAAGTAATGCCCATGCTGGCAATGTTTATGAATGAAGAGCTTAAACAAAAAATAAAAGGCACTTTACTGGCTGAAGTAGAACTTATGCTTCCTGAATTGATTGATCGATTTATCGGTAAAATTGAGCAGGATGTGGACGTGGAAAAAACCGTATACGAAAAAGTAGTTAACTTTTCTACGGACAAACTGGAGAGTATCCTTTATTCTATCATGAGCAAAGAGTTTAAGTTTATTGAAATTCTCGGGGGTGTCTTGGGTTTTATGATCGGACTGATACAAATCGCTATTTTGCAGCTTCAGTAA
- a CDS encoding GNAT family N-acetyltransferase, with protein sequence MQLESDRLLFKKITHSEFSAYARWYMNDEVMKYITGRALTLEETKLRFAKAMETNEKYPELGLFSVKSKQHQRFIGIAKLVYLNEYQAEVGYGMMPEYWGKGYASEILKTIINYAESALHVSELVAIVDPQNQASKKVLAKQHFHFLSKGSENTKPTEHFRLLLPVKSHSNNV encoded by the coding sequence ATGCAATTAGAATCTGATAGGCTTTTATTTAAGAAAATTACACATTCAGAATTTTCAGCCTATGCGCGCTGGTATATGAATGATGAGGTGATGAAATATATTACTGGTAGGGCACTGACCCTGGAAGAAACCAAACTGAGGTTTGCTAAAGCCATGGAAACAAATGAGAAGTATCCTGAATTAGGCTTGTTTTCTGTGAAAAGTAAGCAGCATCAGCGCTTTATTGGAATAGCTAAGTTAGTTTACCTAAATGAGTATCAGGCAGAGGTAGGTTACGGCATGATGCCTGAATACTGGGGAAAAGGATATGCTTCCGAGATATTGAAGACCATTATAAATTATGCTGAGAGTGCATTACATGTTAGTGAGCTGGTAGCCATTGTTGATCCTCAGAACCAAGCCTCTAAAAAAGTACTAGCCAAACAACATTTTCATTTCCTAAGCAAGGGTAGCGAAAACACTAAACCTACAGAGCATTTCCGCCTGTTGTTGCCAGTAAAAAGTCATTCAAACAATGTATGA
- a CDS encoding TM2 domain-containing protein produces MKNKQLATLLAFTLGAFGVHRFYLKQNKYGWWYLAFFWTLLPMFIGFIDGFVFLFMSYAVFNRKYSLRHVFKKKYQDDDDILDFNMNENLEEELLGKLMEINDIDKVKVFLKNAKENGEYLPRKVYNEAIRKISGEPNIYEKTLDIQ; encoded by the coding sequence ATGAAGAACAAACAGTTAGCTACGCTACTGGCTTTTACGCTGGGTGCTTTTGGTGTTCATCGCTTTTATCTCAAACAAAACAAGTATGGCTGGTGGTATCTGGCTTTTTTCTGGACACTCCTCCCTATGTTCATTGGTTTCATAGATGGGTTTGTATTTCTGTTTATGAGTTATGCAGTCTTCAACCGTAAGTATAGCCTTCGGCATGTGTTTAAGAAAAAGTATCAGGATGATGATGATATACTTGACTTTAATATGAACGAAAACCTTGAAGAAGAACTGCTAGGCAAACTCATGGAAATAAATGATATAGACAAGGTGAAAGTATTTCTAAAAAATGCTAAAGAAAACGGTGAGTACCTACCTCGTAAAGTTTATAATGAGGCCATAAGAAAAATTTCAGGGGAACCTAACATTTATGAGAAGACACTTGACATACAATAA
- a CDS encoding UvrD-helicase domain-containing protein, whose protein sequence is MEKPFIIYRSSAGSGKTFTLALEYLKLALQSPAAFRSILAVTFTNKATREMKGRIIQFLYELSHGSNATLSAMLEPATGLESMALQERSRLVLANILHAYSYFSVMTIDSFFQKVIRAFARELGLQAGFAIELDQDKVLDEVIDQLLNEIGAPEQQLLKEWLVRFSEEKVESGKVWDFRRDLKQLAGELFKEEYKLQQDSGAQGQGHLHYQNVLSQLKAIVKTFESSMQSFGKEGLHMMEKHGLSFVDFAYGKSGVGGYFVRLVEKTDFDPKKRARDAAEDAEKWATKSSKKKEEIQEVVALGLQGILHKAVSLYDREFINYQSALQLLKFIYAYGILRDLSHKLDEYKKENDLMLISDATVFLKEIIGKDETPFIYEKIGSSFQHFLIDEFQDTSGMQWNNFRPLIENSLDSGYRNLVVGDVKQSIYRWRGGDWQLLLEKIQDDIAPWNTASFKLDMNFRSSKNIVNFNNWLFSTLPTIIQEAISEKLQHLKEEDRALLTSKADIITHAYADVQQKLPEIKLKSDSLPGYVHMEMLDKKTEAEDGEKSLHWKEQVKQKLPALVESLQDQGFALRDIAFLVRDKKAGKEVVDTLMAYKGEGRAKDGYSYEVISSESLFLDASLSVSLLIDLLRILDNQDDVIAKASAVYKYRKLQRYDISSDQLHEVFVTSAADDESDNPSLFFDWLPESFAKRFNYLNKLPLYELVENLVSIFGLNLMHDELAYIQAFQDAVLTYSGQDSGDLYTFLQWWDEKGKETSVRVSEDVDAMRILTIHKAKGLQFKVVIIPFCDWELDHRSGQDNIIWTQTQARPFDQFGLMPMRYGSKLSDTYFNLDYYQEMLRAYIDNLNLLYVAFTRAEEALYTFSAPSVSKSGVTVNSVANALFEACNSLSDDEAMKAAWNQESRLFTLGGFQQKKGQKSPAEASALKMNTYPTERWRNRLTVRSLAKGFFSIDAEGGMKTNHAIIIKDVLANLRKFSDLQQVLEKVHFERGMSEEEKTLVSHKILKALEAAPLKEWYSETYDKIYLKASLSAKHGKLIQLDRLLLEGQLAVAIQYHEDKEDKESLSTLKLASQTLKQIGYTAKAYLFDTENMQVLEI, encoded by the coding sequence ATGGAAAAGCCCTTTATCATCTACCGTTCCTCAGCGGGTTCGGGTAAGACATTTACACTAGCCCTGGAGTACCTCAAATTGGCGCTCCAAAGTCCGGCAGCGTTTAGGAGTATCCTGGCGGTTACCTTTACCAACAAGGCTACCCGGGAGATGAAAGGACGAATCATTCAATTTCTTTACGAACTGAGTCACGGCAGTAATGCTACGCTCAGTGCTATGCTGGAGCCAGCTACCGGATTGGAAAGTATGGCGCTGCAAGAACGTTCCCGGCTGGTGCTTGCTAACATTCTGCATGCCTACTCCTACTTTTCAGTAATGACCATAGACTCTTTTTTCCAGAAAGTGATTCGGGCTTTTGCCCGGGAGCTGGGCTTACAGGCAGGCTTCGCCATTGAACTGGATCAGGATAAAGTACTGGACGAGGTCATTGACCAGTTGCTGAATGAAATAGGAGCACCTGAGCAACAATTGCTCAAGGAGTGGCTGGTCCGTTTTTCTGAGGAAAAAGTAGAGTCAGGTAAGGTTTGGGATTTTCGGCGTGACTTAAAGCAGCTTGCTGGAGAATTGTTTAAAGAGGAATATAAACTCCAGCAGGATAGTGGTGCTCAGGGGCAGGGGCATTTGCATTACCAAAATGTACTTTCTCAACTTAAGGCCATCGTCAAGACCTTTGAAAGCAGCATGCAAAGCTTTGGCAAAGAAGGCCTGCACATGATGGAAAAGCACGGCTTGAGCTTTGTAGACTTTGCATATGGTAAAAGTGGGGTAGGGGGGTATTTTGTACGCCTGGTAGAAAAAACAGACTTTGACCCAAAAAAAAGAGCGAGAGACGCGGCTGAAGATGCAGAGAAATGGGCTACTAAGTCATCTAAGAAAAAAGAAGAAATTCAGGAAGTTGTCGCTCTTGGCCTGCAGGGCATTTTACATAAAGCGGTATCTCTCTATGACCGTGAATTTATTAATTACCAATCCGCGCTACAACTCCTTAAGTTCATATATGCTTACGGAATTTTACGGGACCTTTCGCATAAACTGGATGAGTATAAGAAGGAAAATGATCTGATGCTGATCTCTGATGCTACTGTCTTTCTCAAAGAAATTATCGGTAAGGATGAGACGCCCTTTATTTATGAAAAAATTGGCAGCAGCTTTCAGCACTTTCTGATAGATGAGTTTCAGGATACATCCGGAATGCAGTGGAATAACTTCCGTCCCCTGATAGAGAATAGCCTGGATTCTGGTTATAGAAACCTGGTAGTAGGTGATGTTAAGCAATCTATTTACCGCTGGCGCGGAGGTGATTGGCAGCTTTTGCTGGAAAAAATTCAGGATGATATTGCTCCCTGGAACACTGCTTCCTTCAAACTGGATATGAATTTCAGGAGCAGTAAAAATATTGTAAACTTTAACAATTGGCTGTTTTCTACCTTACCCACCATCATACAGGAAGCGATTTCTGAAAAGCTACAGCACTTAAAAGAAGAAGACAGGGCTTTATTAACCTCCAAAGCTGACATTATTACCCATGCTTATGCGGACGTACAGCAAAAGCTTCCGGAAATAAAGCTTAAATCCGACAGCTTGCCGGGTTATGTGCATATGGAAATGCTGGATAAAAAAACAGAGGCCGAGGATGGTGAAAAAAGCTTGCACTGGAAAGAACAGGTAAAACAAAAACTACCTGCACTGGTGGAATCACTACAGGATCAGGGATTCGCCCTGCGGGATATTGCTTTTCTGGTCAGAGACAAAAAAGCAGGAAAAGAAGTAGTGGATACCTTAATGGCATACAAAGGGGAAGGCAGAGCCAAGGATGGATATAGCTATGAAGTTATTTCTTCTGAATCTTTATTTCTGGATGCCTCCCTCAGTGTGAGCTTGCTTATTGATCTGTTACGCATACTGGATAATCAGGACGACGTAATCGCGAAAGCCAGTGCGGTCTATAAGTACCGTAAATTACAGCGATATGATATTAGCTCAGATCAGCTTCATGAGGTATTTGTTACTTCTGCTGCTGATGATGAGTCTGATAATCCTTCGCTGTTTTTTGATTGGCTGCCTGAGTCTTTTGCTAAGCGCTTCAATTATTTGAACAAATTACCCCTCTACGAATTGGTTGAAAATCTGGTCAGTATCTTCGGCTTGAATCTAATGCATGACGAACTGGCTTACATTCAGGCTTTTCAGGATGCTGTCTTAACATATAGTGGGCAGGATAGTGGTGATCTGTATACTTTTCTTCAGTGGTGGGATGAGAAAGGTAAAGAGACTTCGGTAAGAGTTTCTGAAGATGTGGATGCCATGCGAATACTAACGATCCATAAGGCAAAGGGCTTACAGTTTAAGGTTGTTATCATCCCCTTTTGTGATTGGGAGCTTGACCACCGCAGTGGACAGGATAATATCATATGGACACAGACTCAAGCCAGGCCTTTTGATCAGTTTGGGTTAATGCCTATGCGCTATGGAAGTAAACTTTCAGATACCTACTTCAATCTGGACTATTATCAGGAAATGCTCAGAGCCTACATTGACAACCTAAATTTGCTCTATGTCGCTTTTACCCGTGCAGAAGAAGCGCTCTATACCTTTTCAGCACCATCGGTAAGTAAAAGTGGTGTTACAGTGAACTCTGTAGCCAATGCGCTCTTTGAGGCATGCAATTCGCTCTCTGATGATGAAGCGATGAAAGCTGCCTGGAACCAGGAATCAAGACTATTTACACTGGGGGGATTTCAACAGAAAAAAGGCCAAAAATCACCTGCTGAAGCATCGGCTTTGAAGATGAACACCTATCCTACGGAACGATGGAGAAACCGGCTAACGGTCAGGTCCCTGGCAAAAGGTTTCTTTTCCATAGATGCGGAAGGAGGAATGAAGACCAATCATGCGATTATCATAAAAGATGTGCTGGCAAATTTGCGCAAATTTTCAGATCTCCAGCAGGTCTTAGAAAAGGTGCATTTTGAAAGAGGAATGAGTGAAGAAGAGAAAACATTGGTTTCACACAAAATTCTGAAAGCTTTGGAGGCTGCTCCGCTAAAAGAGTGGTACAGTGAAACTTATGATAAAATATACTTGAAAGCCTCTCTATCAGCTAAGCATGGAAAATTAATACAGCTTGATCGCCTCCTACTTGAAGGGCAGTTAGCTGTAGCCATCCAATACCATGAAGATAAAGAAGACAAGGAATCTCTCTCCACCCTGAAGTTAGCTTCACAAACCCTAAAGCAAATAGGATATACTGCAAAAGCTTACCTCTTTGACACTGAAAACATGCAGGTACTTGAAATTTGA
- a CDS encoding YqgE/AlgH family protein encodes MPSYIKPTKGDLLISEPFLPDPNFERSVILLCEHNKDGSLGFVLNKPIELHLSNVIEEVNGFEKVLHKGGPVQEDTLHFIHRMGEKLQGSQEIANGIYWGGDFEQLLSMINTKQLNPQDFIFFVGYSGWSPKQLEYELEDGSWIVYKQASPDDIFSSSPSGLWRDVLSNMGGKYRMLSNYPIDPRLN; translated from the coding sequence ATGCCATCTTACATTAAACCGACAAAAGGTGATTTATTAATATCAGAACCTTTTCTTCCTGATCCCAATTTTGAGCGTTCGGTGATCCTCTTATGCGAACATAATAAAGATGGATCTTTAGGGTTTGTCTTAAACAAACCTATAGAACTACATTTGTCAAATGTGATAGAAGAAGTCAATGGTTTTGAAAAGGTTCTTCACAAAGGTGGTCCTGTACAGGAAGATACCCTGCATTTTATACATAGGATGGGAGAGAAATTACAGGGTAGTCAGGAAATTGCAAACGGTATTTACTGGGGGGGAGATTTTGAGCAACTCCTGTCAATGATCAATACGAAACAGCTTAACCCTCAGGATTTTATATTTTTTGTAGGGTATTCCGGCTGGTCACCCAAACAATTAGAATATGAGTTGGAAGATGGTTCATGGATAGTATATAAGCAAGCTAGCCCTGATGATATATTTAGTTCTTCTCCATCAGGCCTCTGGAGAGATGTACTAAGTAATATGGGAGGGAAGTACCGTATGCTTTCAAATTATCCTATTGACCCGCGCTTAAATTGA
- a CDS encoding SRPBCC domain-containing protein, with product MASIKRVFQLELSPDEVFHKFINELGIWWPREYSWSQEKLQNINIEARKNGLCTETGPHGFRSDWGRVTEIDIPHSIVFKWQISPQRVPEPDPSKASTVSIQIEEGKSGSTNLFFEHRDFENHGEGAEEYMQAMDSEMGWDYILALFLKYATK from the coding sequence ATGGCATCTATTAAAAGAGTGTTTCAACTTGAGCTTTCTCCTGATGAGGTTTTTCATAAATTTATAAATGAGCTGGGTATATGGTGGCCCCGGGAGTATAGCTGGTCACAGGAAAAACTGCAAAATATAAATATTGAAGCTCGTAAAAACGGCCTTTGTACTGAAACAGGACCTCATGGTTTTCGTTCGGACTGGGGCAGGGTGACAGAAATAGACATTCCTCACAGTATCGTTTTCAAATGGCAGATCAGCCCTCAACGAGTGCCCGAACCAGACCCATCCAAAGCCAGTACAGTAAGCATTCAAATTGAAGAAGGGAAGTCCGGTAGTACAAACCTTTTTTTTGAACATCGTGACTTTGAGAATCACGGTGAAGGCGCTGAGGAATATATGCAAGCCATGGACTCTGAAATGGGTTGGGATTATATTCTTGCTTTATTTTTGAAATATGCCACAAAATGA